A window of Acidobacteriota bacterium genomic DNA:
ATGGCGCTAGCGGAAGTCGCTCGCGTCCTGATCGACGACTACGGTGTGTGGGACGCGCTCAATCTCGACGGCGGCGGCTCGACATCAATGGCGCTGGCCGATCCGCAAACCGGCCAGGCCACCCTCGTCAACTCATCGTCCGACAACCCGGCCGGCCGCGCCGTGGCGACCAGCCTGGCCGTGTTCGCACCCCGCCGGGCACCCTGATTCGCCATCTGTGGCTAATCGGTGTTCAATCTGCGGCTGGCCTGACTATCGGCGGCCCAGGTAGGTCTTCGTCTGCTGACTGACCAGGTCGAGCAGGTTACCCATCGCGATGTTCACGTCAACCAGGTGCAGGCCCCAGTCGGCCAGCGGCTTGGCTCGCATCCCCAGGTCGCCGACGATGTCGTCGGCGCGGGGGTCGGCGGGATCGCCGTGCACGGTCACTTCGAGGTAGGTAGCGTGTTCGTTCGACGCGCACTTGCCCGTCAGCAAGCCCGGCACGCTCACAAACGGCGTGTCAACGGTCTTGCCTTCCACCCACGGCTTCGCCGGCGTGGTGCCCGTGATGGTGCGTCCCGCCGTCGACAGGTACGCCTTCAGCGGGGCGCTGCCGTCAGCAAGGGTCGCAGGGTTGGTGCAGGATCCTGAGTTGCCGGCGTTGGCAGCCTTGCCGAAGCGGGTGTTGGCTGGCGGCAGCACGTCGGACCGGAACGCCGAGTAATTCACCACGCATCCGATCTGGCCGGGCTTGCGGCAGAGCGGGATCACCTTGAGGTCGCCGCCCACGTCCTTGCCGGCGGGCACTTCGAGGGTCGCGCCGAGGATCAGCGCCGATATCAGTTGCTTCTGGACGGGCTTGCCCTCGATCTCGTTGCGCAGCAGCGACGTCAGGATGAAGGACCCCTGCGAGTGGCTGACGAGCACCACGCCGCGCCCCTGGTTGTCGCGCTTTAAATACGATTGCCACGCATCGCGGACATCGTCGTACTGCACGCCCTTGTCGAAGGCAAAGCGCGGCCCCGCCAACTGCTTGCGCAGGCCCGACAGCGTCAGTTGGCGATACATTGGCGCGAACGGCCGGCACTTCGACGCGAAGCGCGCGAACTGCTGCGCGATCACGTTCAGTTCCGCCGGATCCGGGTTCATGTCGCTGTTGTCGGTGGGGTCGGTGGAAATCGTCGGGTAGACGTAGAAACAGTCGATCGGCGCCTTGGGATCGGCGGCCCACGTTTCGCGGGTCATCGTGCCATCCGCCGCCACTACCGTCGTGGTGAGGTCGATGTCGCAAGCATCTCCCTTGCGGCCCGGACGGCACAGCCACGCCTTGACGTCGGAATAATCGTTGGGGGTCGCGGCTGCGGGCGCAGCTGGCACCGCTGCCGGCGCTTGCGCACCAAGGGAACTGGAAAGAGCCAGGCTGCCGAACACGATGAGGGCGAAAATCGACCGTCGAATCACGTGAGCCTCCGCTTCAAGCCGGATGTTAATGCATTAGACTTCCGCCGCATGAAGACTTTTGCCCTCGTCTTCCTGGCCGGCGCGGCAGTCATGGCACAGACAGCGGCGCCAGCCACGCCAAAACAACCCGCGCCCGAGCGGCCGCCCACGCGCAACGTGGGGAGCATGAGCGACCTGATGGTCAAGATCATCTACCCCGCGTCCGACGCGCTGTTCTACATCGAATCGCGGACCCCGAAGACCGACGCCGAGTGGACCACCCTCGAGGGCCAGGCCTTGATGGTGGCCGAATCCGCCAACCTCCTGATGCTTCCCGGGCGCGCCCGCGACCAGAAGCAGTGGATGGCCGACTCCATCCTGATGCTCGAGGCTGGCGCCGCCGCCGTAAAGGCCGCCAAGGCGAAGGACGTGGAGGGCATTGCCGCCCTGAGCGATCAGCTCATGGAGTCGTGCACCTCGTGCCACAAGAACTACCGTCCTGACTACGGCCGCAAGCCCGGGGGCTAGTGTGGCGTCCGCCAGGAGGCGGACCAATAGCGAACTCCCCGGCGCAGTCGCCGATAGGCGCCCCACATGGTGGTCGCGCTCAACGCGATACCGCCAAGGCTCAGGGCGATCACCACCACATCCCACAACGGGCGCCTGTTGTACAGCCACGGAAAGTCGAGGCTGTGCAGCCCGTGATAGAGCCACCGGTTGATGCGGCTCAGGCGTTCTTCCTTCCGGACGATGGCGCCGCGCCGGGGATCAAGATACAGCCAGGTCTGCTGCGGATCGCCAAAGCGGACGCGCAGGACAGGCAGGTTCAACGTGCCGCCACGGCGGTAGTAGTAGG
This region includes:
- a CDS encoding DUF3089 domain-containing protein — its product is MIRRSIFALIVFGSLALSSSLGAQAPAAVPAAPAAATPNDYSDVKAWLCRPGRKGDACDIDLTTTVVAADGTMTRETWAADPKAPIDCFYVYPTISTDPTDNSDMNPDPAELNVIAQQFARFASKCRPFAPMYRQLTLSGLRKQLAGPRFAFDKGVQYDDVRDAWQSYLKRDNQGRGVVLVSHSQGSFILTSLLRNEIEGKPVQKQLISALILGATLEVPAGKDVGGDLKVIPLCRKPGQIGCVVNYSAFRSDVLPPANTRFGKAANAGNSGSCTNPATLADGSAPLKAYLSTAGRTITGTTPAKPWVEGKTVDTPFVSVPGLLTGKCASNEHATYLEVTVHGDPADPRADDIVGDLGMRAKPLADWGLHLVDVNIAMGNLLDLVSQQTKTYLGRR